The sequence CTGCTGGCCGGCGCCGCCGCCGTGGCGCTGCGGGAGGCCGCCGCGCCGGCCGTGGCCGACGAGGGCGATCTGCGCCGGCTCGGCCTGGGCACGGTCGGGGTGATCGCGCTGGACGCCCGGCACGGCCGCGGCTCGCACCCGGACCAGACGCTCGCCGAGGCGTTCCGGCGGCTGCGCAGCCTGCTTCCGGGGATCACCGACGCCCCGCCCGGCCGGTCGCTGCTGCTGGCCGGGTCCGGACGCAAGGAGGGCACGACCGCGGTCGCCTGCGGGCTGGCCGTCGCGATGGCCGAGACCGGGGCGCGGGTGGCGCTGGTCGACGCCAATCTGCGCACCCCCGGGGTGGGCCGTTACCTGTCGCTGGACCCGGCGCCGGGGCTGGCCGAGGTGCTGTCCGGGACGGCCGGGGTCGCCGAGGTGCTGCGGGAGTCACCGGACGGGCGGCTCACCGTGCTGCCGGCCGGCGAGCAGGTGCCCGACCCCGGCGGGCTGCTCGCCTCACCCCGGCTGACCGCGACCGTGCGTACCCTCACCGAGCGTTTCGACGTTGTGCTGGTCGACGCCCCGCCGCTGAACGGGCCGGCCGACGCCGCGGTGCTCGGCAAGGTCACCGACAGCGCGCTACTGGTCGTACGGGCCAACCGGACCCGTACCGCGGACGTGGAACGCTCGATGGAGTTGCTGGAGAAGATCGGCGCCGCGCCGGCCGGGGCGGTCCTGAACGCCCTGCCGCGCAAGCTGCCCACCGGCCAGGCGTGGGCGGCGGCCAACGTCGCCCCGGCCGACCTGCTGACCGGACTGGACGAACCGGACGGTCCGGAACCGGCCGGCGCCGCACCCACCCCCCGGCCACCGTCCGGTGTGGTGCGCGGCCGGGCCCGGGTGGTCAAGGCCGCGCTCGCCGCCGGCCAGGACGAGGTGGCCCGCGGCCAGGCCCCGGTCGTCGAGCCGACCAGCGGCCCACCGGCCGGGCGTGGCGGCGTGCCGGAGCCGGCGGGGCAGCAGCCCGGTGAGTGAGCTGCAGGTGGACCCGGCGGCCACCGCGGGGCTCGCGCGGCGCCGGGCCGAACCGTTCGGGTGGGTCCGCGCCCAGCTGCGCGAGCCGTACGTCCAGCTGCTCGCCTCGCAGGTGCTCACCGGCGCGGTCGCGCTGGCCGCGAACATCCTGATGGTCCGCTCGCTGACCCCCGCCCACCGGGGCGAGGTGGCGCTGCTGCTGCAGGTGGTCTACCTGGCCACCCAGGTGCTGCTGCTGGGCACCGAGCGCAGCTTCGTGGCCGGCTACCACAACGTGGCGCCCGGGCCGGCGGTCCGCGCGTACGCGCGGCTGCTGCTCGTCCCGGCCGGGATCGGGCTGACCGGGGCGATCGTCTACACCGTGGTCGCGCCGTACCGGCACCAGCCGGGCGCGGTCATCGTGGCCATGCTGGCCTGGTACACCGTGGTGGAGGCGGCGTCGCTGGCCAGCCGCGCGATCGCGATCGCGGCCGGCCGGGTGCGCGACTTCCTGCTCTGCCGGGTGCTCGAGGCGATGCTGTTGCTGCTCACGCTGACCGGCCTGTACGCCACCCACCGCACCCACCCGGAAGTGTGGTTCCTGGCCTACCTGTTCGCCGGGGCCGTGCCCACCGTCGCCTGCCTGGCCGTCTGGCTGCGGCTGCCGCCGGACCCGGCCGCGGTCACCCCGGACCGCAACCGGGTGGTCCGCCGGGAGGGGCTGGCGCTGTTCCCGGCCGCGCTCTCCAACATGGCCATGCTGCGGGTGGACCGGCTGGTCATCCCGGCGCTCGCCTCCACCGCCGCGCTCGGCCTCTACACCAGCGTCGCCACCATGACGGAGCTGCTGTCCTGGCCGCTGCGTGCCTACGCCGACTCCCGCCTGGGCCGGTGGCGTGCCTCGCACCAGGCGGGTGGCCTGCGGCCCGGCCCGATCGTGCTGGCCGCCGCGCTGTACTCGCTGGTGGTGGTCCCGCTGGTGGCCGGCGGCCTGTACCTGCTGATCGTGCCGGTCTTCGGCCACCGGTACGCCGCGGCCCGGGTGGTGGTGCTGCCGCTGGTGGTGGCCGCCGGCCTGTACGCGGTGTCGCGGATCAGCCTCGGCCTGCTGATCGCCAAGGGGCACGGCGCGCTGGTGTCGGCCGCCGAGATCACCGGGTTCGTGGTGAGCTTCACGGTCTACCTGCTGCTCATTCCGCGCCTGGGCATCCTCGGGGCGGCCTACGGCTCGCTCGCCGGGTACGGCACGTGCCTGGTGTTCGCGCTGGTCACCAGCCGGGTGGCGAGCACCCGGCGCGACCCGGGCCGCGCCGGGCGGGGGCGAGAGCCGTGACCGTACGACATCGCCCGCGGATCCTGCTCGCCCCCGGCCTGCTGCTCGTGCTCACCGCGATCGGCGGCCGGTTCACCCTGGACCGGGCCGGTTTCGCCGATCTGGCCTGGCTGGACCTGCGGGTGATCGGCCTGGTGGCGGCGCTGGCCGGGCTGGTCGTCGACCTGACCCGCCGGTCGCGGCCGGGCCCGGGGGCGCGGCGCGAGGGCTGGCTGGTGGCCACCGTGCTCTTCGTGCTGTTCCAGATCGCCTCGGCGCTGTGGGCGCCACCGGCCTCCCGGACCGGCCCGCAGGCTCTGGGCCTGGTCCTGCTCGCCGCCCTGACGCTGGCGTTCTACCACTGGACACTGGGTGACCCGGACCGGGCGATCCGCTTCACCTTCCGGCTGTTCTTCCTCGCCGCGATCGTGTTCGCGCTCGCCGCGATCCTCGTCGACGGTCCCGGCGAGCAGGGGCGGTACTCCGCGTTCGGGGGCGGCCCGAACGTCTTCGTACGGATCCAGATCCTCGGGGTGATCAGCGCCATCGCGCTGGCCCGGTACTCACGCCGGGTGCTGCCGCTGCTGGTCACACCGCTGTTCCTGCTGGCCGCGGTGCTGTCCGGGTCACGGGCCGGGCTGCTCGCCGGTGGTGTGGTGGGCCTGGCCGCGCTCGGGCGGGTCCGCGGCCGTCTGCGGCCGGGGCCGGTGATCGCCGCCGGGGCCCTCCTGGGCGCCGCCGCGGCCGTGGTCTGGCTCGCGGCGCCGCCGGCGTTCACCGACCTGTTCCGGGAGCGGTTCGTCGAGCAGACCGTGCACGAGCGGTACCTGTCCGACCGCACCGGCATCTGGGCGGCGGCCGTGCGGCTGGCGGTCGAGCACCCGGTCGCCGGCGCCGGGCTGGACGGCTTCTACGGCCTGGTCGGGGTGAACCGGATGGTCGAGTACCCGCACAACTACGTGCTCGCCGTCGCCGCCGAGGGTGGACTGATCGGCCTCGGCCTGCTCGCCTGCGCGGTCATACTGTGGGCCGGGACCGTCCGCGGTGGCGGTGCCCGCCCACAGTCGACCGGGCTCGCCGTGTCGGCGGCCGTCTTCGTGGCGCTGAGCAGCCTCTTCTCCGGGGACTACTACGACGCCCGGCTCGCGTGGACGTTCGCCGCGATGGCCGCCGCGGCCGCGGTGGCCCGGGCCCGGCCGGCGAACGCCGCCGAGCCCGCCCGCGAGCGACAGGCGGTAGGACGATGACGTCCCGGCACAGCGGATACGGACGGCGCTCGGTGCTGCTGCTCGGCACCGGCGCGATGGTGGCCGCGACCGTGGCGCAGAGCGCGGCCCGGCCGTGCAACGCCCGGCCGATGCCCCCGCACGCACAGGGCCGGCCGGCGCCGGTCCGGCTGCAACCGGTCAGCCACTGGGCCGCGGTGTTCGAGCAGAGCTGGAACCACCAGTCCCGCACGGCGCAGCCGATGAGCCGGTCACGCGACAGCCAGGACCACTACGACCTGGCGTACACGCTGGACGCCAACGTGGCGATGTTCCGGGCCACCGGGACCCGGCGCTACCTGGACCGGGCGCTGGCGTACACCGAGAACGTGGCCGCCTCCGCGGTGCCCTCGGCGAGCCTCGCGCACAGCACGTTCCGGGACCGCTACCGCGGCTGGGCGTCGAGCAAGTCCGGGCAGGGCGGCAACGAGGTGCCGCTGTACGAGAGCTACTTCTGGCGGTACGCCACCCAGCTGCTGGTCGTGCTGCGGCAGCACCCCCGGGTGTACGCCGACCCGCGCTACCGCTCCCGCTACGACCGGCTGCTGTCGTTCGCCGAGGTCGACGTGTTCGAGAAGTGGTATTCGCGGGGCTCCGCGGACACCATCTACCGGGAGCGCACGCACATGGCCGCGCACTGGGCGCTGATCGCGCTGAACCTGGGCCGGGTCACCGCGGACGCCGCCCGGCGCGCCCGGTACCGGCAGGTGCTGACCACGATCGGCGCGCAGATCCGCAACCAGATGCGCCGCAACCCGCAGGAGCCGACCGCGTACTTCTGGAGCGACGTGTGGGGCTCGACCCGCCGGCCCGGGCAGGACGTGGGGCACGGCAACGGGGTGATCGCCTACGTGGTGGAGGCCCGCGACCAGGGGACCACGTGGACGGCGGGCGACATGACGGCGTTCGGCGCGCTGCTGACCGAGGTGATCTGGCCGGGTGGCGACACCCATCGCGGGTTCGTCGACGGGACCGGCTCGGACAACGGCTGGATCGCCGACGGTTTCGTCAAGCTCGGCCGCTACGACCCGGCGATCCAGCTGCGCCTGGAGAGATACCGGGTGGTCAACGATCAGTTCGCCGCGAACATGGCGCTCAACGCGAAGATCCTGCGCGGGTGAGGAGAATCCGACATGACGGCATCGCTGCTGGACCCGTCGGCCCGGGAGTGGAAGGAGACGTTGCAGCACGTCCAGCACGACCTGTACCACGTGCCGGACTACGTCGTCCTGGACGCCCGGCTGTACGGCGGGACGCCGGCCGCCTTCCACTACCGGGCCGACGGGCGGCGGCTGCTGATCCCGCTGATCGTCCGGGAGATAGCCGGCTCGCCGTGGCGTGACGCGCTGTCGCCGTACGGATATCCCGGCCCGGTCAGCGATGCCGCGCCCGGCGACGAGGCGTTCTGGGGCCGGGCCTGCGCCGCGCTGGCGCGCACCCTGCGGCAGGCCGGGGTGATCTCGGTGTTCGTCCGGATGCACCCGCTGCTCGACGCCCCGTCGCCGGTGCTGAGCCGGGCCGGCGCCCTGGTCCGGCACGGTGAGACGGTCTCCATGGACCTGACCGTCAGCGTCGAGCAGATGTGGCGGCAGACCCGCGGCGACCACCGCAACCACATCAACCGGGCGCGCCGCGCCGGCACCCGGGTGGTCTTCGACGACTGGAGCCGGCTCGCCGAATGGGTCGAGGTCTACCACGACAACATGCGCCGGGTCGGCGCCGCCGACTACTACTTCTTCACCTACGAGCACCTGTCCGCGCTGCACGACGCGGTCGGCGAGCACATGCACCTGGCCGTCGCGCTGGAGGGTGACGAGGTGGTCGGCGGCAACACCTTCTTCGAGTACGACGGGATCGCCACCGGCTACGTCTCGTCCACCCGCCGCGCCCGTGGCCGGTACGCCGACGAGTTGCTCTACGACTCGGTGCGGCGCTGGTGCAAACAGCGCGGCGCCGAGGTGTTCCACCTGGGCGGCGGCAAGGGCGGGCGGCCCGACTCGCTCTTCTCCTACAAGGCCGGGTTCTCGCCGGGTCGCCACCCGTTCCACACCTGGCGGGTGGTCACCGACCGGCCGGCGTACGACAGCCTGGTCCGCGCCCGCCGCCCGGACGCCGACCCGGCGGACCTGACCGGCACCTTCCCGTCCTACCGTTAGGAGCACGCCATGCGAATCACCTGCGTCGGCGGCGGACCCGCCGGCCTGTACTTCGCGGTGCTGGCGAAACTGGCCGACCCGCGGCACCGGATCACCGTGCTGGAGCGCGACCCGGCCGGGGTCACCTACGGCTGGGGCGTGGTCTTCTGGGACGACCTGCTCGACGACCTGTTCCGCCACGACCCGGTCAGCGCCGCCCGGATCGTCGACGCCGCCTGCGGGTGGGACGAGTACGAGGTGCGCGCGACCGGCAAACCGGTCACCCACCTCGGCGGCTACGGGTTCAGCCTGGGCCGGCACCGGCTGCTGGAGATCCTCGGCGAGCGGGCCCGGCAGCTGGGCGTCGAGGTGCGGTACGAGGCCGAGCTGGCCGACCCGGCCGCGCTGCCTCCGGCCGACCTGGTGGTGGCCTGCGACGGCGCGGGCAGCCGGATCCGGGACTTCCGCGCGCGGCACTTCGGGACGCGGATCGAGACCGGCCGCAACAAGTACATCTGGCTGGGCACGCCACACGTCTTCCGCACCTTCACGTTCGGTTTCGAACGCACCGAGGCCGGCTGGATCTGGTTCCACGCCTACCCGTTCACCGACCGGGCCAGCACGTTCATCGCGGAATGTCCCCCGGAGACCTGGACCGGGCTGGGTCTGGACCGGTTGGACCCGGCGGACGGCTGCGCGCGGCTGCGGGAGATCTTCTCCGCCCACCTGGACGGCCGGCCGCTGGATCATGCCGGGCGGGGGTGGCGGAACTTCCGGCGGATCACCGCCGAGCGCTGGGACCACGGCAACGTGGTGCTGATGGGCGACGCCGCGCACACCACCCACTTCGCCATCGGGTCGGGCACCAAGCTGGCGATGCAGGACGCGATGGCGCTGGCCGACGCCATCGCCGGCGGGATCGCCGACGGTACGGCGCTGAGCGCCGCGCTGGAGCGCTACGAACACCGGCGCAGGGTGGCGCTCGCCCCGCTGCAGCGCGCGGCGCGCGCCAGCAGCGCCTGGTTCGAGCGGATGCCCGAGTACGCGGACCTGCCGGCCAGGCGGTTCTCCTACGCCCTGTCGAACCGGCGCGGCGAGTATCCGGCGTGGCGGTACCTGCTGCACATGTCCACGCAGGGCACCGCCGGGCGCACGATGCTGCGCTGGACGCTGAGCGCCCGGCGCTGGCACCGGGCCCGTCGGCGGCCGGCCGGGCGGCTGTCCGCGGCGCTGTCCTGACCGCCGGCCTCCCCGGCTTCCGGGGCGCCCGCCGCGCACGCCCCGGCCGGGCGATCCGCCGTACCGGGAAAAGCTCTCAGCTCGCCGGAAGTCGCACCGATGGTTGCGGCCATGGTGCAGAGGCGACGACCGGCGGCGGTGGCGGCCACCCTGCTCGTCGCCCTCCACCTGCTCACCGTCCGGGTGCTGCCGCTGCCGCCGCTGGTGGCGGGGCGGATCAGCCAGCTCGCCCTGACCGGGATCGGGCTGTTCGTCGCGGTGGTCTGGGGTCGCGCCGCGATCCGGGCGCGGGGCCGGATGCGCGCCGGTCTCGCCATGTGGAGCCTGGCCGCCGCGGGTTGGGCGCTGGGCGAGGTGACCTGGCTGGCCGGCGGCTGGCACAGCGGTTACGCGCCGATCGGCACGGCCGGCAACGCCGGTTTCGCCGTCACCATGGTCGCCACGCCGCTGGCCGCGGTGCTGCTGGTGGGCCGCCCGTCGGCGAGCCTGCGCACACTCTTCGACGCGCTGATGATCGGGACGTCGCTGTTGTTCGTGGTGTGGGCGCTGGTCCTGGGCCCGCGCCAGCGGACCGGTGACGCGCATCTGGGCACGGTGGTCTACGCCCTCGTCGACGTGGTCATCCTCAGCCTGGTGCTCCTGCTGCTGGCCGGCGGCGGCGCGGCGCTGCGCGCACCGCTGGAGATCGCCGCGGTCGGCATCGTGGTGATGTTCGCCGCCGACACGGTCTACGCCTACCAGTCGGTGGCCGGGACGTACCGGTTCGGCTCGCTGCCCGACCTGCTCTGGCTGACCGCGTTCGCGATCATCGCGGTCGCCGCGCCGCACCGGGCCGAACTGCGGGGCGTCACCCGGCTCGGCGAGAGTGGGCGGCCGCGGGCGTACCTGCCGTACGTGCCCTTCCTGCTGGCCTTCGTCACCGGGCTGGCGCTGCTGGCCACCCACCGGCAGCTCGACCGGATGCTGACCGCGCTGAGCATGACGCTGACCGGGCTGGTGGTGTTCCGCCAGATGCTCATCCTCGGCGACAACCGCTCGCTGACCCGGCAGCTCTCCGCGCTCGTCGAGGACCTGCGGTTCCGGGCCGAGCACGACCCGCTGACCGGGCTCGCCAACCGCGCCCGGTTCGAGGAGAGCGCCGAACGGGCGCTGGAGCCGGCCGCGGACCGGCCGGTCGCGTTGCTGCTGCTGGACCTGGACGGGTTCAAACCGGTCAACGACACGTACGGGCACGAGGCCGGGGACCGGGTCCTGGTCGAGGTGGCCCGGCGGCTGCGGCGCGCGGCCGGGCCGGACGACGTGGTGGCCCGGCTCGGCGGCGACGAGTTCGCGGTGCTCACCGCCGGCGACCCGGGGCCGCTGGCCGAGCGGGTGCTGGGCTCGTTCACGGCGCCGTTCGAGCTGGGCGAGGCCCAGGCGCGGATCGGCGCCAGTGTCGGCGTGGCCGGATGCCGGCCCGGCGAGCACGGTGTCGGGCAGCTGGTGCGGGACGCGGACGTGGCAATGTACGAGGCGAAACGCGGCGGCCGCAACAGCGTGGCCTGATCGCGGGGGAAGCACACCCGAGCTCGAACGCATCGCGGCTCAGGCCCGGAAGCGCACCCCGGGACAGGATCGGGAGCACACCGCCGCCTCCACCCTGGAGCACCGGAAAGGGTATGACCGAAGGGATATGGGCCGTTTCCGACCAGCGGAGATCAACCACAGCCCATTCATAGACTTCGATGCTTATCTCTCCTCCGACCCATTCCCCGCCCCGAGGAGGAGCGATGCGAGACAACGACGCCTACGTGCGCGAGGTGCACGACAAGGGGTTGCAGTTCGACCTGCCGGCGATGTCCCGGCGCCGGATGCTGACCGTCGCCGGCGGTGTCGGCGCCGCGGTGATCGGCGGCACGCTGGCCGGCGCGGGCGGAGCCGACGCCGCGACCACCGCCGCCTGCCCGGCCGAGGTGGAGTCGGAGACGGCCGGGCCCTACCCGGCGGACGGCTCCAACGGCCCGGACGTACGCGTGCAGTCCGGCATCGTGCGCAGCGACATCCGCTCCAGCTTCGGCACCTCGACGACCACCGCGCCGGGCGTGCCGCTGCAGTTCTCCCTGACCGTGCAGAACCTGAGCTGCACCCGGGTCGCCGGCGCCGCGGTCTATGCCTGGCACTGCGACCGGGCCGGGCGGTACTCGTTGTACTCCTCCGGGGTGACCAACGAGAACTACCTGCGTGGCATCCAGGTCACCAACTCGGCCGGCGTGGCCACCTTCACCAGCATCTACCCGGGCTGTTACGCCGGCCGGTGGCCGCACATCCACTTCGAGGTCTACTCGTCGCTGGCCGCCGCCACCAGCGGTTCCGGGCCGATCCGCAAGACCTCGCAGATCGCGCTGCCCAAGAACGTGTCGCAGACGGTGTACGCCAGCGCCACCGGGTACTCCGCGAGCGTGACCAACCTGCGCCGGATCACCCTGGCCACCGACATGGTGTTCGGTGACGACCTGGCGGCCCGGGAGATGGCCACCGTCACCGGTTCGGTCTCCGCGGGGTACGTCGCCAACCTGACCATCTCCGTCAATCTGTGATCCGACCACGCCCGCCCGGACCGCGCTCGCCGGTCCGGGCGCGCACACCCGTCACGCCGCGCGAATGGCAACGACCGCAACGGGGCGGGCCGGACGCCGCACTCCACCGCACCGGCGGAATGCGCGATGGGCCGAACGGGCCGGAATCGACGGTTTCCGCGGCAGGAACTTCCGGGTGGGCGATAGTGGGCATGTCGTTATCCGTGGGAAAAGTCCGTACGAGAAGGAAAGCCCGTTCGCCCGTCCGGTGCCGAACCACCCGCGGCGCTGCGACGCCGGAAACCCGCGGGCGAACAGGACTTTCACCATCACCGAGTGACGGCGGCGGCGTCCCGGCGCCGTTCGCGGCCGACGGCCGCGGCGAAACGCGCGGGCCCGCGCCGGAAGGAGCAGAGGTTCCATGCGAAGCAGGATCTGGATGACCGCCGGGATGTCCCTGGCGCTGTCCGCCGGCGTGCTGCCGGCCGTCCCCGCGACCGCGGCGCCGAGCTTCTCCATCGTCGCCGACGTGGAGACCAGG is a genomic window of Actinoplanes teichomyceticus ATCC 31121 containing:
- a CDS encoding lipopolysaccharide biosynthesis protein; the encoded protein is MSELQVDPAATAGLARRRAEPFGWVRAQLREPYVQLLASQVLTGAVALAANILMVRSLTPAHRGEVALLLQVVYLATQVLLLGTERSFVAGYHNVAPGPAVRAYARLLLVPAGIGLTGAIVYTVVAPYRHQPGAVIVAMLAWYTVVEAASLASRAIAIAAGRVRDFLLCRVLEAMLLLLTLTGLYATHRTHPEVWFLAYLFAGAVPTVACLAVWLRLPPDPAAVTPDRNRVVRREGLALFPAALSNMAMLRVDRLVIPALASTAALGLYTSVATMTELLSWPLRAYADSRLGRWRASHQAGGLRPGPIVLAAALYSLVVVPLVAGGLYLLIVPVFGHRYAAARVVVLPLVVAAGLYAVSRISLGLLIAKGHGALVSAAEITGFVVSFTVYLLLIPRLGILGAAYGSLAGYGTCLVFALVTSRVASTRRDPGRAGRGREP
- a CDS encoding intradiol ring-cleavage dioxygenase, with translation MRDNDAYVREVHDKGLQFDLPAMSRRRMLTVAGGVGAAVIGGTLAGAGGADAATTAACPAEVESETAGPYPADGSNGPDVRVQSGIVRSDIRSSFGTSTTTAPGVPLQFSLTVQNLSCTRVAGAAVYAWHCDRAGRYSLYSSGVTNENYLRGIQVTNSAGVATFTSIYPGCYAGRWPHIHFEVYSSLAAATSGSGPIRKTSQIALPKNVSQTVYASATGYSASVTNLRRITLATDMVFGDDLAAREMATVTGSVSAGYVANLTISVNL
- a CDS encoding GGDEF domain-containing protein, with protein sequence MVQRRRPAAVAATLLVALHLLTVRVLPLPPLVAGRISQLALTGIGLFVAVVWGRAAIRARGRMRAGLAMWSLAAAGWALGEVTWLAGGWHSGYAPIGTAGNAGFAVTMVATPLAAVLLVGRPSASLRTLFDALMIGTSLLFVVWALVLGPRQRTGDAHLGTVVYALVDVVILSLVLLLLAGGGAALRAPLEIAAVGIVVMFAADTVYAYQSVAGTYRFGSLPDLLWLTAFAIIAVAAPHRAELRGVTRLGESGRPRAYLPYVPFLLAFVTGLALLATHRQLDRMLTALSMTLTGLVVFRQMLILGDNRSLTRQLSALVEDLRFRAEHDPLTGLANRARFEESAERALEPAADRPVALLLLDLDGFKPVNDTYGHEAGDRVLVEVARRLRRAAGPDDVVARLGGDEFAVLTAGDPGPLAERVLGSFTAPFELGEAQARIGASVGVAGCRPGEHGVGQLVRDADVAMYEAKRGGRNSVA
- a CDS encoding O-antigen ligase family protein, with translation MTVRHRPRILLAPGLLLVLTAIGGRFTLDRAGFADLAWLDLRVIGLVAALAGLVVDLTRRSRPGPGARREGWLVATVLFVLFQIASALWAPPASRTGPQALGLVLLAALTLAFYHWTLGDPDRAIRFTFRLFFLAAIVFALAAILVDGPGEQGRYSAFGGGPNVFVRIQILGVISAIALARYSRRVLPLLVTPLFLLAAVLSGSRAGLLAGGVVGLAALGRVRGRLRPGPVIAAGALLGAAAAVVWLAAPPAFTDLFRERFVEQTVHERYLSDRTGIWAAAVRLAVEHPVAGAGLDGFYGLVGVNRMVEYPHNYVLAVAAEGGLIGLGLLACAVILWAGTVRGGGARPQSTGLAVSAAVFVALSSLFSGDYYDARLAWTFAAMAAAAAVARARPANAAEPARERQAVGR
- a CDS encoding FAD-dependent monooxygenase, yielding MRITCVGGGPAGLYFAVLAKLADPRHRITVLERDPAGVTYGWGVVFWDDLLDDLFRHDPVSAARIVDAACGWDEYEVRATGKPVTHLGGYGFSLGRHRLLEILGERARQLGVEVRYEAELADPAALPPADLVVACDGAGSRIRDFRARHFGTRIETGRNKYIWLGTPHVFRTFTFGFERTEAGWIWFHAYPFTDRASTFIAECPPETWTGLGLDRLDPADGCARLREIFSAHLDGRPLDHAGRGWRNFRRITAERWDHGNVVLMGDAAHTTHFAIGSGTKLAMQDAMALADAIAGGIADGTALSAALERYEHRRRVALAPLQRAARASSAWFERMPEYADLPARRFSYALSNRRGEYPAWRYLLHMSTQGTAGRTMLRWTLSARRWHRARRRPAGRLSAALS
- a CDS encoding GNAT family N-acetyltransferase produces the protein MTASLLDPSAREWKETLQHVQHDLYHVPDYVVLDARLYGGTPAAFHYRADGRRLLIPLIVREIAGSPWRDALSPYGYPGPVSDAAPGDEAFWGRACAALARTLRQAGVISVFVRMHPLLDAPSPVLSRAGALVRHGETVSMDLTVSVEQMWRQTRGDHRNHINRARRAGTRVVFDDWSRLAEWVEVYHDNMRRVGAADYYFFTYEHLSALHDAVGEHMHLAVALEGDEVVGGNTFFEYDGIATGYVSSTRRARGRYADELLYDSVRRWCKQRGAEVFHLGGGKGGRPDSLFSYKAGFSPGRHPFHTWRVVTDRPAYDSLVRARRPDADPADLTGTFPSYR
- a CDS encoding polysaccharide biosynthesis tyrosine autokinase, whose protein sequence is MELRAYVRAGRRRWPWLALPALLAAGIAAGLTLTAAPAYRSSMVLFVPAGTGDPDAAARRLNSYIALLTGPRVAQGVVAELGPDVTAERVRQSLSARVSEGTDLLEISATDAAAARSRAIVTTAASVLADLVRQIARSAPGEPAPAISILQDAETARQPGHPVRDAGFAAMLGLLAGAAAVALREAAAPAVADEGDLRRLGLGTVGVIALDARHGRGSHPDQTLAEAFRRLRSLLPGITDAPPGRSLLLAGSGRKEGTTAVACGLAVAMAETGARVALVDANLRTPGVGRYLSLDPAPGLAEVLSGTAGVAEVLRESPDGRLTVLPAGEQVPDPGGLLASPRLTATVRTLTERFDVVLVDAPPLNGPADAAVLGKVTDSALLVVRANRTRTADVERSMELLEKIGAAPAGAVLNALPRKLPTGQAWAAANVAPADLLTGLDEPDGPEPAGAAPTPRPPSGVVRGRARVVKAALAAGQDEVARGQAPVVEPTSGPPAGRGGVPEPAGQQPGE